The Vibrio sp. NTOU-M3 genomic sequence AAGTTACATGTGCTGTTTTTGAATTTAAAACAACATAATAAACCAAATATAGATATAAAAATCAGATTATCAGAATTACATAAAATGATCGTAATTCAACTATGATGGTTTTACATCGGTTTGCATTTCAATATTCTGAGCATCAAGCTCAATCAGGCTCACTTTGATTTCAGCAAAATCAGCTAAGCCAGAAACATGTGTACCACCGCATGGGATGACAGCAAGCTCCCCTTCTCCTAAGTCACATTGCCAGTACCTTGAATCAGTTAGGTTTTCACCATGACATAACATCTCAACTTGTGGCTGAGCAGCCAGCCACTCTGTCAATTGGTCGTTGACCTTATCAGCAATAGGCTGCAGATCAGTTAGCATATCGACACTGTTTAGGCCGCGTTTTCGCAATGTTTTACCTAGCCGATAAGTATCCACGCAACAATCTTCAGTGACAAAGCTCGTCACTTGCGCATAGCTGTTAAAGTCATAGTTACCGTGAGCGTCTTTTCTGTCTGCATCTTTACGCCAATAGCCATCACGAGTGAGTACCTTATTTAACGCCAAGAAGGCTAAATGACCAGCACTATGGCCTCGGCTTAATGCCTCTTGGTAAGTTCTATCGACACTTAAGCACACACGCTCACCTTCGATGACAGAAGATGCATCAGCATTAATGCAATGCACGACAACAAAGGACCAACCGGGTTCATCTCGTTTTACGGGAATGGCCTCGCCTACGTACAACGTCTCAGTCTCTCGCTCTACGGCGCCTACCAGACAGTTGAAGACCGAGAAGCGCTGACTGCCAATCCGCAAACAACCTTTGTCAGCAGGGTGATCAGGCCAAATATGGCTTACAGGGTGAAATGGGGTCTCTTCTGTAATCACGTAAATGCCATCATCATAGGATTCGACGAACAGGATCTGACTCTCCAACTGCCAAATACCATGACAAAACTTCGTGATGGTTGCACTCACTGCCATTTTTCTTTTCCTTCAAGTACAAAAAAGCGCCAGTAGAATACATGGCGCTTTACTAAATTTTTCTATGAGATGCTATTTCTTACGGTTTTTCATCATACTCATTAAGCGTTTACGTTTACGCTCTTGAGATAATGTCATCTTACCGCCTTTACCTTCAAATGGGTTATCGCTGCTCTGGAAGTTAATGCGGATTGGTGTCCCCATGATTTCCAGTGATTTACGATAATAGTTCATCAGGTAACGTTTGTATGAATCTGGCAGCTCATTAACTAGGTTCCCGTGAACTACAACGATTGGTGGGTTATAGCCACCTGCGTGTGCATATTTGAGTTTCACACGGCGACCACGAACCATTGGTGGTTGGTGATCTTCTGTTGCCATCTTCATGATACGTGTTAATACCGAAGTACCCACACGTGTCGTTGCTGATTTATAAGCCTCTTGAACCGATTCAAATAGATGGCCAACACCAGTACCATGAAGCGCAGAGATAAAGTGAATACGAGCAAAGTCGACAAATCCAAGACGACGATCCAGCTCTTTCTTCACATGCTCTTTCACATCCATGTCCAAACCATCCCATTTATTGACAGCAAGAACAATTGAACGGCCTGCATTCAAAGCAAAGCCTAATAAGCTTAAATCTTGATCTGAGATGTTTTCACGCGCATCAATAACCAACAACACAACGTTGGCATCTTCTACCGCTTTCAACGTTTTAACAACGGAGAATTTCTCAACCGTTTCATTGATACGCTTACGACGACGAACACCGGCAGTATCAATAAGCACGTATTCACGACCATCACGCTCCATTGGGATGTAAATTGAGTCTCGAGTCGTGCCCGGCATGTCATACACAACCACACGCTCTTCACCCAAAATACGGTTAGTCAGAGTTGACTTACCCACGTTTGGACGACCGATAATCGCTAACTTAATTGGCTGCTCTTGAAGGCGCTTAAACTCTTCTTCAGCTTCTTCTTCTGTGTAATCGACTTTCTCTTCTTCGTCTTCAAAACCAGTTAGATCTTCAATCTCACCTTGAACTGATTCAAGCATTTGCTCTGCAAATGGATTTAAAGCACGATCGATCAGAGCACCAACCCCACGACCGTGAGCCGCTGCAATTTGGTACATGTTCTCTACACCAAGCTGCCAAAACTCAGCCGATGCAGCATCCGCATCAATACCATCAACTTTGTTGACAACCAACATTGACGGTTTTTCAATTTTACGTAGGTGATTGGAAATCGCGATATCAGCTGGAGTTAGACCAGCACGACCATCAACCATAAACAAAACAACATCAGCTTCATCAATTGCCGCTAATGACTGTTCTGCCATTTTAGTTTCAACACCCTCTTCACTGCCATCAATACCACCAGTATCAATAACAATGAATTCATGTTCACCCAATTTTGCCTGACCATATTTACGGTCACGCGTTAGGCCAGGAAAATCCGCAACCAATGCGTCACGCGTGCGAGTCAATCGGTTAAATAACGTAGACTTACCTACGTTCGGACGCCCAACCAGGGCAACAACAGGTACCATAATAACCTCTACAATATTCTTTCTATGTAGTTATAGGTAATGACTTGTTATCAGTCGTTAACCAGTGTTTACCTATAACTACAAACCTACATTGGGATACTCTTTATGATAGAACGAGCGATTAAAACCGTATCAAAAAGCAGTGGCTAGTCGAAACTATGTCTAGCACAACACCCAAGTGAATTATTTGTTCTTAAATTTTCAGAGTATACGCAACAAAACGGCTCCTAACTGTTAACCAGCCAGGAGCCGAATGTGAATTGTATCACGAAATTATTCGTTGATCGTCAGTTTCTTTACATCGCCATCACGAGTAACAATGACATAGCCTTCGTCTAACGCAATTGGTGCAATAGCTAAACCACTGTCACTCACATATTGCTGAGCAACAAACTCGCCCGAACTACGATCTATCCAGTGCAAGTAACCTTGACTGTCACCTACAACAACGTAGCCATCGATGATTGCTGGTGCAGTTAATAAGCGGTGTTGAAGTAAATCATTACTCCATAGCTCCGTCCCACTACGAGCATCAACTGCCACAACGTGATCTTTGTCCGTCACAAGAAATAGTCGGCTACCATCGCTATTCATGTCTGTCGCAGAAGAGTAAGTACGCTTCCAAGCAGGCTTACCTGAACGCAAATCAATCGCTGTCAACTGCCCATTAATGCCGACAATGTAGAGTGAGCTGCCTAGAATTACTGGCGATGCATCCACATCAACCAATCGATCAATTTCAGTGGCACCTTGTGGTGTACCGATTGGTTGTTGCCAGATCAACTGACCACGCTCAACAATTGCGGCCGCTAGACGACCATTTGCCGTACCCCAGAATACACCGCCACCAACGGCTGCAGGTGTACTATCACCACGCAATGTGAGGTTTGGCACTTCAGTGCTAATGGTCCACTTTTGCTCTCCAGTATCTTGCGCAAGAGCAATTAACATACCGCGGCTGGTGTGTACGATAACTAGGTTATTGTCAGTCGTAGGATTTGCGAGAACCTCACCATCAACATCGACGCGCCACTTAACTTCACCGGTTTCTTCATCCAGTGCGATTACTTGACCATTTTCACTGCCGATAAATATCTGGCTGTAGGCTGCAGTAATGCCACCAGATAAACGAGCGATGGTGTCTTGCTCTAAATCGGTCTCCCATAAAGTTTGACCATTCTCAGGATCCAATGCTTTTACTAAACCATCTCGCGCAGCAACAAATACTTTACCGTATGCATAAGCTGGCGATAGGTTCGAAAAGTAATGACCAACACCATCACCGATTGAAGTGCTCCAATTTGAGCTCGGTGTGAATTCACTGTCCACCTGTGGCAATGGCGCCATAATGATGGTGTCTTCTTCACTTGCACAACCCGCTAGAGTACCAAGGATCACTGCAGTAGCTAGTGCTTTACTAAGAAGCTTCTTCATTCAAACGCCCTTACTTGGCCAGATCATCCAACTTCATTTGCAATGTCTGACTTGCATCTTCTGCTTGCTGAGCTTCTGTGTAAGCCGCATATGCGCCAGCACTGTCGCCTTTACGTAGCAAAATATCACCACGTAATTCAGCGATGCGCCCAGCCCAACCTGAATCATTGATATTTGCTAACTCAGAAATCGCTGCATCAAAATTGCCTTGTTCCGCCGTAACACGAGCTAATCGGTAAGTTGCAACGGTAGATAAAGCTGCATCTTTCGTTGCACCTTTCGCCCACTCTAGTTGCGCTAGCGCTTCATCAAGGCTACCTGCTTCAATTTGAACTTTAGCAAGTTGCAATGCAGCCAATACTGCGTACTCAGTCTCTTTATTGCCATCAATAAAGCTCTGAACCGCACCTTCAGCTTCCGCGCCTTGCGCTTGAAGTGAAGTGATGACTTTCGTGTATGACTCAGAAGCAGCTTCTTGAGCCGCAGTCACTGAATCTTGGTAATAACGCCAACCAAACAGACCACCTAAACCGATCACGGCACCAAAAATGACAGCTTTGCCATTCTCTTTCCACCAATCTTTGATCGCTTCAACTTGTTGTTCTTCAGTATCGTAGAGTTCCACTTCCTGTCCTCTTAAATTCACAAAAAGTGGCGATCGAAATCGCCACTTCAAAATCAGATATATTTAGATAAGTTGCGCTAATTGAGCAACGATATCAGCTTGGCTGTAAGTTTCTTGAGTACCACCCACAAGATCTTTAAGAACAACGCTGTTATCTGCAACTTCATTCTCACCAAGTACTAGTGCGACAACTGCACCGACTTTGTCCGCACGTTTAAACTGCTTCTTAAAGTTACCACCACCAAAGTGGTTCATTACACGAACACCAGGGATAGCTTCACGAAGCAGTTCAGCAAGCTTCATACCTGCCATCATAGTGCCTTCGCCTGCTGTTACTACGTAAACATCAACACTACGACGAACGTCTGTCAGCTCTAGTGTTTCTAGCATCAGAACAAGACGCTCTAGGCCCATTGCAAAGCCAACTGCTGGTGTTGGTTTACCACCCAATTGCTCTACAAGACCATCGTAACGACCACCGCCACATACTGTGCCTTGAGCACCTAGGCTCTCAGTGATCCACTCAAATACCGTGCGGTTGTAGTAATCCAGACCACGAACTAGACGCTCGTTAACTGTGTATTCGATACCTGCAGCGTCTAAAAGTTCACATAGACCTGCGAAGTGTGCTTTAGATTCTTCACCTAAGTACTCAGAAAGACGAGGTGCATCACCCAAGATCGCTTGAATGTCTGGGTTCTTAGTATCTAGAACACGCAGTGGGTTCGTGTGCATGCGACGCTTACAATCTTCGTCTAGCACATCGATATGTTGCTCAAGGAATGCAACCAGTGCAGTACGGTAGTCTGCGCGATCTTCTTGAGAACCGATAGAGTTAAGCTCAAGACGAACATGTTCATTGATACCCAGCTCACGCCATAGACGTGCAGTCATCATGATAAGCTCAGCATCAACATCTGGACCATTTAGACCAAACACCTCAACACCACACTGGTGGAATTGACGGTAACGACCTTTCTGCGGACGCTCATGGCGGAACATAGGTCCCATGTACCACAGACGTTGTTCTTCACGGTTGATCAGGCTGTTTTGAATACATGCACGTACACAACCCGCAGTACCTTCAGGGCGAAGTGTTAGGCTGTCACCGTTACGATCATCAAAGGTGTACATTTCTTTTGAAACGACATCTGTCTCTTCACCAACAGCGCGGCTGAATAGGTTTGTTTCTTCAACGATTGGCATGCGCACTTCGTTGTAACCGTATGCGCTAACTACATTTTTCACTGTGTTTTCAAGTTTCTGCCACAGCGGAGATTGAGTTGGGAGGCAGTCGTTCATGCCTCGGATTGCTTGAATAGTTTTTGCCACAATATTTACCGAAATTTTTATTACTTAACGTAAAGCTCGTTGAGATTAATCTTGTACTTTGATATCGATGCGATTTTCTTGATCTAGTACGGCTGCTTTAGCTCGAATTTTAGATTCAAGTTGAGCAACGAGATCATCGTTGTCAAATCGCTCTTTCTGACGTTTACCGTCTTCGTAGAAAGCACTTTTTTTGTTGCTGCCAGCTAGGCCAAGGTGGGAAACT encodes the following:
- the bamB gene encoding outer membrane protein assembly factor BamB, translated to MKKLLSKALATAVILGTLAGCASEEDTIIMAPLPQVDSEFTPSSNWSTSIGDGVGHYFSNLSPAYAYGKVFVAARDGLVKALDPENGQTLWETDLEQDTIARLSGGITAAYSQIFIGSENGQVIALDEETGEVKWRVDVDGEVLANPTTDNNLVIVHTSRGMLIALAQDTGEQKWTISTEVPNLTLRGDSTPAAVGGGVFWGTANGRLAAAIVERGQLIWQQPIGTPQGATEIDRLVDVDASPVILGSSLYIVGINGQLTAIDLRSGKPAWKRTYSSATDMNSDGSRLFLVTDKDHVVAVDARSGTELWSNDLLQHRLLTAPAIIDGYVVVGDSQGYLHWIDRSSGEFVAQQYVSDSGLAIAPIALDEGYVIVTRDGDVKKLTINE
- the hisS gene encoding histidine--tRNA ligase — its product is MAKTIQAIRGMNDCLPTQSPLWQKLENTVKNVVSAYGYNEVRMPIVEETNLFSRAVGEETDVVSKEMYTFDDRNGDSLTLRPEGTAGCVRACIQNSLINREEQRLWYMGPMFRHERPQKGRYRQFHQCGVEVFGLNGPDVDAELIMMTARLWRELGINEHVRLELNSIGSQEDRADYRTALVAFLEQHIDVLDEDCKRRMHTNPLRVLDTKNPDIQAILGDAPRLSEYLGEESKAHFAGLCELLDAAGIEYTVNERLVRGLDYYNRTVFEWITESLGAQGTVCGGGRYDGLVEQLGGKPTPAVGFAMGLERLVLMLETLELTDVRRSVDVYVVTAGEGTMMAGMKLAELLREAIPGVRVMNHFGGGNFKKQFKRADKVGAVVALVLGENEVADNSVVLKDLVGGTQETYSQADIVAQLAQLI
- a CDS encoding alanyl-tRNA editing protein, with the translated sequence MAVSATITKFCHGIWQLESQILFVESYDDGIYVITEETPFHPVSHIWPDHPADKGCLRIGSQRFSVFNCLVGAVERETETLYVGEAIPVKRDEPGWSFVVVHCINADASSVIEGERVCLSVDRTYQEALSRGHSAGHLAFLALNKVLTRDGYWRKDADRKDAHGNYDFNSYAQVTSFVTEDCCVDTYRLGKTLRKRGLNSVDMLTDLQPIADKVNDQLTEWLAAQPQVEMLCHGENLTDSRYWQCDLGEGELAVIPCGGTHVSGLADFAEIKVSLIELDAQNIEMQTDVKPS
- the der gene encoding ribosome biogenesis GTPase Der; translation: MVPVVALVGRPNVGKSTLFNRLTRTRDALVADFPGLTRDRKYGQAKLGEHEFIVIDTGGIDGSEEGVETKMAEQSLAAIDEADVVLFMVDGRAGLTPADIAISNHLRKIEKPSMLVVNKVDGIDADAASAEFWQLGVENMYQIAAAHGRGVGALIDRALNPFAEQMLESVQGEIEDLTGFEDEEEKVDYTEEEAEEEFKRLQEQPIKLAIIGRPNVGKSTLTNRILGEERVVVYDMPGTTRDSIYIPMERDGREYVLIDTAGVRRRKRINETVEKFSVVKTLKAVEDANVVLLVIDARENISDQDLSLLGFALNAGRSIVLAVNKWDGLDMDVKEHVKKELDRRLGFVDFARIHFISALHGTGVGHLFESVQEAYKSATTRVGTSVLTRIMKMATEDHQPPMVRGRRVKLKYAHAGGYNPPIVVVHGNLVNELPDSYKRYLMNYYRKSLEIMGTPIRINFQSSDNPFEGKGGKMTLSQERKRKRLMSMMKNRKK
- a CDS encoding YfgM family protein, with amino-acid sequence MELYDTEEQQVEAIKDWWKENGKAVIFGAVIGLGGLFGWRYYQDSVTAAQEAASESYTKVITSLQAQGAEAEGAVQSFIDGNKETEYAVLAALQLAKVQIEAGSLDEALAQLEWAKGATKDAALSTVATYRLARVTAEQGNFDAAISELANINDSGWAGRIAELRGDILLRKGDSAGAYAAYTEAQQAEDASQTLQMKLDDLAK